A genomic stretch from Edaphobacter aggregans includes:
- a CDS encoding glycoside hydrolase family 5 protein, with amino-acid sequence MQRGVNLSGWFGGGGGDFSDAHLQSSITNRDLNQIHGLGFDYVRLPVDPTPIMKNGVQVEGSERVLTQLDKAIEEILATGLSVDVAVFPNGDVKQRLQTQRGVDDFVSLWRFLASHFAKFDADHVFLEILNEPEVQDVYRWAGIQTRTVRAIRTVDHRHTVIATGGRWSGLDELLQLEPVSDNNTIYTFHFYEPYPFTHQGATWGSSEWLYYKDIPYPATYEAMQTQLYQVPDEIARYQLFLYANGGWNEETFQRKLAFAAEWGRERGVPVICNEFGAYRDKAPADSRTRWIADVRTSLEQLHIGWAMWDYSGNFGLVQRDSADHVPDASIVHALGLKMPAETGASN; translated from the coding sequence TTGCAGCGCGGAGTCAATCTGTCTGGGTGGTTTGGAGGTGGAGGCGGCGATTTTTCCGATGCACATCTCCAGAGTTCGATCACGAACCGCGATCTGAACCAGATCCATGGGTTGGGTTTCGATTACGTTCGTCTCCCCGTCGATCCCACCCCAATCATGAAAAACGGCGTCCAGGTAGAGGGAAGCGAGCGCGTTCTGACGCAACTGGACAAGGCAATCGAAGAGATCCTTGCTACTGGATTGTCCGTTGACGTCGCAGTCTTTCCAAATGGCGATGTGAAGCAAAGACTCCAGACACAGCGAGGAGTGGACGACTTCGTCTCTTTATGGCGATTTTTGGCGAGCCACTTTGCAAAGTTCGATGCTGACCATGTCTTTCTTGAAATTCTGAATGAACCGGAGGTGCAGGATGTCTATCGGTGGGCGGGAATTCAGACCAGGACTGTACGGGCGATTCGTACGGTCGACCATCGACACACCGTTATTGCTACTGGCGGACGATGGTCAGGTCTGGACGAACTTCTACAGTTGGAGCCCGTCAGCGACAACAACACTATCTACACCTTTCATTTCTATGAGCCCTATCCATTTACACATCAGGGAGCTACGTGGGGTAGCAGTGAGTGGCTGTATTACAAAGACATACCCTATCCCGCGACCTACGAAGCGATGCAGACGCAACTGTACCAGGTTCCTGACGAGATCGCTCGCTACCAACTTTTTCTCTATGCGAACGGCGGGTGGAACGAGGAGACTTTTCAACGCAAGCTGGCATTTGCGGCGGAGTGGGGAAGAGAGAGGGGCGTTCCGGTGATATGCAATGAGTTTGGAGCCTATCGCGATAAAGCACCAGCGGACTCGCGGACCCGCTGGATCGCCGATGTCCGCACTTCGCTCGAGCAACTGCACATCGGGTGGGCGATGTGGGATTACAGCGGAAACTTTGGGCTCGTGCAACGCGACAGCGCCGATCATGTGCCTGATGCGTCAATTGTCCATGCCCTGGGACTGAAGATGCCTGCTGAAACCGGAGCGTCCAACTAG
- a CDS encoding copper resistance protein NlpE N-terminal domain-containing protein has product MKALRMLFILATTLSVYAQQKPADLHTSQNSLDWAGVYEGVLPCADCPGIKTRLTLSLDGTYELVTQYLERQVPAQLVRGRFTWQSSGNAITLDEQGGGQKYSVGEGRLILRNDGGPPVVLTLVPQTRTGDNLAQRLERYRWTLESATDNQSRPIDMLPPGKDHPVVLGFSGNRLSIQGPCNRIIGAYRINAARQLTVIGGPASTMMACDPALMSADTALSGILANPLSVEIGDGPSPQLRLRSASNGTLTFTGQATPEALYGPGTRIFLEVSAQQIACERPPAPNTRCLQVRERHYDEQGLPVGTPGEWRPLYENIEGYTHQEGVRNVLRIKRFDRNPAPERESSTLYVLDLIVESELVKR; this is encoded by the coding sequence ATGAAAGCCCTGCGAATGTTGTTTATTCTGGCCACGACTCTGTCCGTATATGCGCAGCAAAAGCCCGCTGATTTACATACGAGCCAGAATTCACTCGACTGGGCGGGTGTTTACGAAGGGGTTTTACCATGCGCGGACTGCCCTGGCATCAAGACCAGGCTGACGCTCAGCCTCGACGGCACCTACGAACTTGTGACGCAATATTTGGAACGACAGGTTCCAGCCCAACTTGTGAGAGGGCGATTCACATGGCAGAGTAGTGGCAATGCCATTACTCTCGATGAGCAGGGTGGGGGGCAAAAGTATTCCGTTGGCGAGGGCAGACTGATTCTGCGCAACGATGGTGGGCCACCGGTGGTGCTGACACTCGTTCCGCAAACGAGAACGGGAGATAACCTAGCGCAGAGACTTGAACGGTATCGCTGGACTCTTGAGTCTGCAACCGACAACCAGAGTCGCCCCATCGATATGCTGCCGCCCGGTAAAGACCATCCGGTTGTGCTCGGGTTTTCAGGCAACAGACTTAGCATCCAAGGCCCTTGTAACCGAATCATTGGTGCATACCGGATCAATGCCGCAAGGCAGCTTACGGTGATTGGTGGACCAGCCTCCACGATGATGGCCTGCGATCCCGCGCTGATGAGCGCCGATACCGCGCTGTCCGGCATACTGGCCAACCCTTTGAGTGTCGAGATCGGCGATGGTCCATCACCGCAACTGCGACTGCGATCTGCGTCGAACGGTACGCTGACATTTACTGGTCAGGCCACCCCGGAGGCCCTTTATGGGCCGGGGACCCGCATCTTTCTGGAGGTTTCAGCCCAACAGATCGCGTGCGAGCGTCCGCCGGCACCTAATACGCGCTGTCTTCAGGTCCGCGAAAGGCACTATGACGAACAAGGGCTTCCGGTCGGAACACCTGGAGAATGGCGGCCTCTCTACGAGAACATTGAAGGCTATACCCACCAGGAAGGCGTGCGTAATGTGTTACGGATCAAACGTTTTGATCGAAATCCGGCTCCGGAAAGGGAGTCTTCAACTTTGTATGTACTGGACCTAATCGTAGAGTCGGAGCTCGTGAAGCGGTAG
- a CDS encoding tetratricopeptide repeat protein — protein sequence MLLSKISVAWVAMRPGFRKLRKRRILSKVFFRTRLFYCVGLIFLFLLGAQIPLHGQNDLALQASELMRTGRFHDAEMLWRQLEEQHPENASVHSSLGVALAQQGQLEQATAEYRKSLTLKPHQPDVAFNLGLAEFKQGHFSAAIPAFESLAKEKPEDHRTGLLLGMSYFGLRQYAKAIPYLQRVIKDDPSNLELHNVLAQSCLWSRQYDCALAEFKSILDVNPDSVQAHMLLAEALDGMGKTEDAIKELEATARIAPTEPVLHFELGFLYYKQRDYDHASPELQLEIKNNPGYAQAYLYLGDIALHSNDNAAAEPLLKKALQLQGESRLAYFDLGCVYADQNRDQEALTALQHAVKLDPTQPDAHYRLARLYSKLGQKEKAAQEFAKTKELHSKTEDSLIQKVSGDNGTPQ from the coding sequence ATGTTGCTATCGAAGATCTCAGTGGCGTGGGTGGCGATGCGACCCGGTTTTCGGAAGTTACGGAAGCGCCGCATTCTGAGTAAGGTGTTCTTTCGAACCCGGCTGTTCTATTGTGTGGGGTTGATTTTTCTCTTCCTGCTCGGGGCTCAGATTCCTCTACACGGGCAGAATGATCTCGCACTTCAGGCGTCAGAGTTGATGCGGACAGGCAGGTTCCATGATGCTGAGATGCTATGGCGTCAGTTGGAAGAGCAGCATCCTGAAAATGCCTCAGTACATAGCAGCCTAGGAGTTGCGCTCGCGCAACAAGGGCAACTGGAGCAGGCTACGGCTGAATACCGTAAGTCGCTGACCTTAAAGCCACATCAGCCAGATGTTGCGTTTAACTTGGGTCTTGCTGAGTTTAAGCAAGGACATTTCTCCGCTGCGATCCCCGCGTTTGAGTCGCTGGCGAAAGAAAAACCAGAGGATCATCGTACTGGGCTACTGCTGGGGATGAGCTACTTCGGCCTTCGCCAGTATGCCAAGGCGATCCCTTATCTGCAAAGAGTAATCAAGGATGATCCCTCCAATCTGGAACTACACAACGTTCTTGCTCAGAGCTGTCTGTGGAGCCGCCAGTACGACTGTGCGCTGGCGGAGTTCAAGAGCATTCTTGATGTCAACCCGGATTCGGTTCAGGCGCACATGCTGTTGGCGGAGGCGCTTGATGGCATGGGGAAAACAGAGGATGCAATCAAGGAGCTTGAGGCGACGGCACGCATCGCGCCGACTGAGCCGGTCCTGCACTTCGAGCTAGGCTTTTTGTACTACAAACAGCGCGATTACGACCATGCATCGCCTGAGTTGCAACTGGAGATCAAGAATAATCCGGGATATGCGCAGGCTTATTTGTATCTGGGCGACATCGCGCTGCACTCAAATGACAATGCGGCGGCTGAACCGTTGTTGAAGAAGGCGCTTCAGTTACAGGGAGAAAGCCGGCTGGCCTACTTCGATCTTGGTTGTGTTTATGCCGATCAGAACAGGGATCAGGAAGCTCTCACTGCTCTTCAGCATGCGGTTAAGTTGGATCCAACGCAGCCTGACGCGCATTATCGGCTCGCGCGGCTGTATTCGAAGCTTGGGCAAAAGGAAAAGGCTGCCCAGGAGTTTGCCAAGACGAAGGAACTGCATAGCAAGACAGAGGACTCGTTGATCCAGAAGGTGTCGGGCGATAATGGTACGCCGCAGTAG